The proteins below come from a single Parageobacillus thermoglucosidasius genomic window:
- a CDS encoding HD-GYP domain-containing protein, whose protein sequence is MIRVKLHQLQEGCILAEDVLGKTQKTIMPKNTILTPYLLNVLEKFLIQEVYVEPVLANGKPFKPAELLDRREEDSPSDEQPIYLYLQAVQKYKKAFQSWQSGAPIDIGQIRNIIIPLFDKLIHNRKKLLALHRYVTKEDYLYHHAVSVGLLSGFLAKQLNYSKSDCYQIVLAGILSDCGMARVDKRILTKNSALTTHEYEEMKQHTVIGYRMVEKIKTLKEGVKLAVLQHHERIDGTGYPFGIRGQQIHPYSKIVAVADVYHAMTSERLYRSRQSPFKALEKIQIEQFGKLSMEAIQILLDNLINFHVGTVVKLSNGEMAEIVFIQREAPTRPIVKIVDKDEFLSLSEHRDIYIEEVVYND, encoded by the coding sequence ATGATCCGGGTGAAACTTCACCAGTTGCAAGAAGGATGTATTCTCGCTGAAGATGTGCTTGGCAAGACCCAAAAGACAATCATGCCTAAAAATACGATACTGACACCATATTTATTAAACGTGTTGGAAAAATTTTTAATTCAAGAAGTGTACGTTGAACCAGTTCTGGCAAATGGAAAACCATTTAAGCCGGCTGAATTGCTGGATCGGCGTGAAGAGGATAGCCCTAGCGATGAACAGCCGATATACCTTTATTTACAAGCAGTTCAAAAATATAAAAAAGCATTTCAATCGTGGCAATCCGGTGCTCCTATTGATATAGGACAAATAAGAAACATTATTATTCCTTTATTCGATAAATTGATACATAACCGCAAAAAATTACTAGCGTTACATCGTTATGTGACAAAGGAAGACTATTTATACCATCACGCTGTTAGCGTCGGATTATTATCGGGATTTTTGGCAAAACAATTAAATTATAGTAAAAGTGATTGTTATCAAATTGTGCTGGCGGGGATATTGTCCGACTGCGGCATGGCGAGGGTGGACAAAAGGATTTTGACAAAAAACTCGGCACTTACTACTCATGAATATGAAGAAATGAAACAGCATACAGTGATCGGTTATCGAATGGTCGAAAAAATAAAGACTTTAAAAGAAGGAGTAAAATTGGCTGTATTACAGCATCATGAACGAATTGATGGAACTGGCTATCCGTTTGGAATTCGTGGCCAGCAAATTCACCCATACAGCAAAATAGTAGCTGTAGCTGACGTTTATCACGCGATGACATCCGAACGTCTTTATCGGTCCAGACAATCCCCTTTTAAAGCGCTCGAAAAAATTCAAATTGAACAGTTTGGAAAATTAAGTATGGAAGCGATACAAATATTGCTAGACAATTTAATTAATTTTCATGTAGGGACAGTTGTCAAATTGTCAAACGGCGAAATGGCAGAAATCGTTTTTATACAACGGGAAGCGCCGACAAGACCGATTGTCAAAATCGTTGATAAAGATGAATTTCTTTCTTTAAGCGAACATCGGGATATTTATATTGAGGAAGTTGTTTATAACGACTAG
- the gyrA gene encoding DNA gyrase subunit A: MSENQHPRIREVNISQEMRSSFLDYAMSVIVSRALPDVRDGLKPVHRRILYAMHDLGMTADKPYKKSARIVGEVIGKYHPHGDAAVYDTMVRMAQDFNYRYMLVDGHGNFGSIDGDAAAAMRYTEARMSKIAMEMLRDINKDTIDYQDNYDGSEKEPVVLPSRFPNLLVNGSSGIAVGMATNIPPHQLGEVIDAILALSKNPDMTVADLMEHIPGPDFPTAGQIIGRSGIRKAYETGRGSITLRAKAEIEQQPNGKEMIIVRELPYQVNKAKLIERIAELVREKKIDGITDLRDESDRSGMRIVIEVRKDANAKVILNNLYKHTAMQTSFGINMLALVDGQPKVLNLKECLQHYLDHQKTVIRRRTAYELKKAEARAHILEGLRIALDHLDEVINLIRSSKTTEIAREGLMQQFSLSERQAQAILDMRLQRLTGLEREKIEQEYQELIRLIAELKAILADEEKVLQIIRDELTEIKERFNDERRTEIVAGGAEEFEDEDLIPRENIVITLTHKGYIKRLPVSTYKSQKRGGRGVQGMHTNEDDFVEHLLITSTHDTVLFFTNKGKVYRAKGYEIPEFGRTAKGIPLINLLELDKDEWINTIIPIDNEFDDNLYLFFTTKQGIAKRSPLSSFAHIRNNGLIAIHLREGDELISAKLTDGSKHIIVGTKNGMLIRFPETDVRAMGRSATGVKAITLEDGDEVVGMEILEDGCDVLVVTKNGYGKRTPASEYRIQSRGGKGIKTCNITEKNGPIVAVKTVTGEEDLMLITASGILIRIAVSDISRMGRNTQGVKLIRLSDDNEHEYVATVAKVPKEEKENEAEEEEH, translated from the coding sequence ATGTCAGAAAACCAACATCCGCGTATCCGTGAAGTTAATATAAGCCAAGAGATGCGCTCTTCGTTTCTTGATTATGCGATGAGCGTCATCGTATCGCGGGCATTGCCTGACGTGCGCGATGGGTTAAAGCCAGTGCATCGCCGCATTTTGTACGCGATGCATGATCTCGGAATGACCGCGGACAAACCATACAAAAAGTCGGCCCGCATCGTCGGAGAGGTCATCGGTAAATACCACCCTCACGGCGACGCGGCGGTGTACGATACGATGGTCCGCATGGCGCAAGATTTTAACTATCGCTATATGCTTGTAGACGGACATGGAAATTTTGGCTCTATTGACGGTGACGCGGCCGCAGCGATGCGTTACACAGAAGCGCGCATGTCGAAAATTGCGATGGAAATGTTGCGCGACATTAACAAAGACACGATTGACTATCAAGATAACTACGACGGTTCAGAAAAAGAGCCTGTCGTACTGCCGTCGCGCTTTCCGAATTTATTGGTAAACGGTTCTTCGGGAATCGCTGTCGGGATGGCGACGAACATTCCGCCGCATCAGCTCGGTGAGGTGATCGACGCCATTTTGGCGTTAAGCAAAAACCCTGACATGACTGTAGCCGATTTAATGGAGCATATTCCAGGGCCGGATTTTCCGACAGCGGGGCAAATCATTGGGCGGAGCGGCATTCGCAAAGCGTATGAAACAGGACGCGGATCGATAACATTGCGCGCCAAAGCCGAAATTGAGCAGCAGCCAAACGGAAAAGAGATGATCATCGTTCGCGAGCTTCCTTATCAAGTCAATAAAGCGAAATTGATTGAACGCATTGCCGAGCTTGTTCGTGAAAAGAAAATTGACGGCATTACCGATTTGCGCGACGAATCCGACCGCAGCGGAATGCGAATTGTCATTGAAGTGCGAAAAGATGCGAACGCGAAGGTCATCTTGAACAATTTATATAAACATACTGCAATGCAAACGAGCTTTGGCATTAACATGCTCGCGCTCGTTGATGGCCAGCCGAAAGTATTAAACTTAAAAGAATGCCTGCAGCATTATTTAGACCATCAAAAAACGGTCATCCGCCGCCGCACGGCATATGAGTTGAAAAAAGCGGAAGCACGCGCTCATATTTTGGAAGGCCTTCGCATTGCCCTTGATCATCTCGATGAAGTGATTAATCTAATCCGCAGCTCAAAAACGACAGAAATTGCCAGAGAAGGACTTATGCAGCAATTTTCGCTCAGCGAAAGACAAGCCCAGGCAATTTTGGACATGCGTTTGCAGCGTTTGACAGGGTTAGAACGAGAAAAAATTGAACAAGAGTATCAAGAGCTTATTCGCTTGATTGCTGAATTAAAGGCGATTTTAGCCGATGAAGAAAAAGTGTTGCAAATTATTCGCGATGAATTGACAGAAATTAAAGAGCGGTTTAACGATGAGCGGAGAACAGAAATTGTCGCTGGAGGAGCCGAAGAATTTGAGGATGAAGATTTAATTCCGCGCGAAAACATCGTGATTACGCTCACACATAAAGGGTATATTAAGCGGTTGCCGGTTTCAACTTATAAAAGTCAGAAACGAGGCGGACGAGGCGTCCAAGGCATGCATACGAACGAAGATGACTTTGTCGAACATCTTTTGATCACATCGACTCATGATACGGTTTTATTTTTTACAAACAAAGGAAAAGTATACAGGGCAAAAGGATACGAAATTCCTGAATTCGGCCGGACTGCTAAAGGAATTCCGCTCATTAATCTTTTAGAACTCGATAAAGACGAGTGGATTAACACGATTATCCCTATCGACAATGAATTTGATGACAATTTATATTTATTCTTTACAACCAAACAAGGAATCGCCAAACGGTCTCCATTATCTTCATTTGCCCATATTCGTAACAACGGTTTAATCGCCATTCATTTGCGTGAAGGAGATGAGCTGATTTCCGCCAAGTTAACGGATGGCTCGAAACATATTATTGTCGGGACGAAAAACGGAATGCTCATCCGTTTTCCGGAGACGGATGTGCGGGCGATGGGACGAAGCGCAACAGGAGTCAAGGCGATTACGCTGGAAGATGGCGATGAAGTTGTCGGCATGGAAATTTTAGAGGATGGTTGCGATGTATTAGTTGTTACGAAAAACGGTTATGGCAAGCGCACCCCGGCTTCAGAATACCGCATACAAAGCCGCGGCGGAAAGGGAATAAAAACATGTAATATTACCGAGAAAAATGGTCCGATTGTTGCGGTGAAGACGGTGACCGGTGAAGAGGACTTAATGCTTATTACCGCGAGCGGCATTCTTATTCGCATTGCTGTCAGTGATATTTCACGAATGGGACGAAATACACAAGGAGTAAAATTGATTCGCCTGTCCGACGATAATGAACATGAGTATGTTGCGACAGTGGCGAAAGTCCCGAAAGAAGAGAAAGAAAATGAAGCAGAGGAAGAAGAGCATTAA